A region from the Kribbella shirazensis genome encodes:
- a CDS encoding S1 family peptidase, with translation MRIERTSRMRRTAQLLAVVGAVAASLTAVPAEAKAPSPQALLSAAQSAVEQSAVRGVAWYTDAAAGKVVVTADSTVSAKELASLQRDGVEVKRTNGVFRPLLSAGDAIYGGRYRCSLGFNVQKGGNYYFLTAGHCGKVAKTWYANSNHSTLIGPTAGYSFPGNDYALVQYSNTSLSHPGGFTAANAFVGESVTRKGSTTGTHTGKVTALNVTVRYSGGGKVGGLIQTTVCAEPGDSGGPLYDGTKALGLTSGGSGDCRTGGTTFFQPVTEAASAYGVTVY, from the coding sequence CTCAGCTCCTGGCCGTTGTCGGCGCGGTCGCCGCTTCCCTGACCGCTGTTCCGGCGGAAGCCAAGGCACCGTCACCGCAGGCCCTGCTGTCCGCGGCACAGTCTGCTGTTGAGCAGTCCGCAGTACGCGGGGTCGCCTGGTACACCGACGCAGCCGCCGGCAAGGTCGTGGTGACGGCCGACAGCACCGTCTCGGCCAAGGAGCTCGCGTCGCTGCAGCGCGACGGCGTGGAGGTCAAGCGCACCAACGGTGTGTTCCGGCCGCTGCTCTCTGCGGGTGACGCGATCTACGGCGGGCGCTACCGCTGTTCGCTCGGCTTCAACGTGCAGAAGGGCGGCAACTACTACTTCCTGACCGCGGGCCACTGCGGCAAGGTCGCCAAGACCTGGTACGCCAACTCCAACCACAGCACGCTGATCGGCCCGACGGCCGGCTACAGCTTCCCCGGTAACGACTACGCGCTGGTGCAGTACTCCAACACGTCACTGAGCCACCCAGGCGGGTTCACCGCGGCCAACGCTTTCGTCGGTGAGTCGGTCACCCGCAAGGGTTCGACGACCGGCACACACACCGGGAAGGTCACGGCTCTCAACGTCACCGTGCGGTACTCCGGCGGCGGCAAGGTCGGCGGCCTGATCCAGACCACCGTGTGCGCCGAGCCGGGCGACTCCGGCGGCCCGCTGTACGACGGCACCAAGGCGCTCGGCCTGACGTCCGGCGGCAGCGGCGACTGCAGGACCGGCGGTACGACGTTCTTCCAGCCGGTCACCGAAGCCGCGTCGGCGTACGGCGTGACTGTCTACTGA
- the dnaN gene encoding DNA polymerase III subunit beta — protein sequence MKVRVGREVLAEAVGWVARGLPSRPSVPILAGMVVDAADGQVTLSGFDYESSAQVSVPAEVADGGRVLVSGRLLSDICRSMPRDCVDLSGDATRVQVSSGASRFVLHSLPLDEYPPLPEIPAVSGVVDGAVFARAVAQVVSAAGRDDTLPVFTGIRMEIRGSTISLLATDRYRLAVRSFPWQPVDAGIETNVLVPAKLLADVAKVMSGDELSLALGSTRTGDGLIGFEGGGRHATSRLIDGEFPKVRGLIPAGSAITSTVTVDTAALVEAAKRVALVAERSAPVRLTFAGGAATLDAGNGEEAQASESVEVTLTGDPVTTGFNAGYLLDGLASLGTPIAHFAFTQPTKPANLTGLRSPDETPTTDSAYILMPMRLPT from the coding sequence GTGAAGGTTCGGGTTGGGCGTGAGGTGCTGGCCGAGGCGGTGGGATGGGTGGCGCGCGGGTTGCCCAGCCGGCCGAGTGTGCCGATTCTGGCCGGGATGGTGGTCGACGCGGCGGACGGGCAGGTGACGCTGTCCGGGTTCGACTACGAGAGTTCGGCGCAGGTCAGCGTGCCGGCGGAGGTGGCCGACGGAGGGCGGGTGCTGGTGTCCGGCCGGCTGCTGTCGGACATCTGTCGCAGCATGCCGCGGGATTGTGTCGATCTGAGCGGTGACGCGACTCGGGTGCAGGTGAGCAGTGGGGCCTCTCGTTTCGTCCTGCACAGCTTGCCGCTCGACGAGTATCCGCCGCTGCCGGAGATCCCCGCGGTAAGTGGTGTGGTCGACGGCGCCGTCTTCGCGCGGGCCGTTGCGCAGGTGGTGAGCGCCGCCGGTCGCGACGACACGCTGCCGGTCTTCACCGGGATCCGCATGGAGATCCGCGGATCGACCATCTCCCTGCTGGCCACCGACCGGTACCGGCTGGCCGTCCGGTCGTTCCCGTGGCAGCCGGTCGACGCGGGCATCGAGACGAACGTCCTGGTCCCCGCCAAGCTGCTCGCGGATGTCGCCAAGGTGATGTCCGGTGACGAGTTGTCGCTGGCGCTCGGTTCGACCCGCACAGGGGACGGGTTGATCGGGTTCGAGGGCGGCGGGCGGCATGCGACGAGCCGGCTGATCGACGGGGAGTTCCCGAAGGTCCGCGGTCTGATCCCCGCGGGGAGCGCGATCACGTCCACGGTCACCGTGGACACGGCGGCGCTCGTCGAGGCGGCCAAGCGGGTCGCGCTCGTGGCCGAGCGGTCGGCGCCGGTGCGGCTCACGTTCGCGGGCGGGGCGGCGACGCTCGACGCGGGCAACGGTGAGGAGGCCCAGGCGTCCGAGTCCGTCGAGGTCACGCTCACCGGTGACCCGGTGACGACGGGCTTCAACGCCGGGTACCTCCTCGACGGCCTGGCATCACTTGGTACGCCGATCGCGCACTTCGCCTTCACCCAACCGACCAAGCCTGCGAACTTGACCGGCCTCCGCTCCCCCGACGAGACACCGACAACCGACTCCGCCTACATCCTGATGCCGATGCGCCTACCGACCTGA
- a CDS encoding galactose oxidase-like domain-containing protein, whose amino-acid sequence MRSLFSRARAAVSVTVPLVVVLAVSVPVSAHGEPPPPATGTSEPHAHPTPHGHDDGAEHAAEDLIGVPMNEIERAAKSRADEVQRQTGKRPGRRSPQEQAVADAVAAAADPAVAGSWSSVIEAPLVPVFTAMLPNGKVLMWDSVGDGPAESYSDQSFTRAAVWDPATNTSKRVDVQGYNIFCAGYAQLADGTVLVAGGNRDSSLAGLRKTHLFDWRTETWRRGPDMAAERWYPSVTALPNQEALILGGGPENAEVHQTNQWIRLLTGFTTPSSRLYPLITSRPDGNVDLLGPDPAMRTLQTSSAGAQVGTSLRDLIYRDYASFATIRVGRTLVAGGGTVAEDGKVSVPTRTAVIVDSRGATLTVPTGSMAVGRRQHNLTVLADGDALATGGLSDVIGDGGVNLTNPVYDAELYDTETGTWRTLAAANRIRQYHSTALLLPDGRVMTGGGGICGECQRVGYLEKNIEYFTPPYLYGPDGQPAARPAITTAPSAAPYASSFPVTSPQAASIAKVGLVGLGAPTHGDDQGQRYVPLNFSASGTTLTVSSPADVNQAPPGYYMLFVVDSNGVPSVARIVQLTATAPPAPAPIRLTVTGPGDRCLDIDHSSTVPGTKIQLWDCNGTQAQRWTHPADGTLRALGVCADVPGGNLKVGAQVRTDICSSTDPAQKWTVTADGRIRSATRTKLCFTAPGRANAEQVTLANCNGSVTQVFRY is encoded by the coding sequence ATGCGCTCACTGTTTTCGCGCGCCCGGGCGGCCGTGTCCGTCACCGTTCCGCTGGTCGTCGTGCTGGCGGTCTCCGTCCCGGTGAGCGCGCACGGCGAACCACCGCCACCGGCCACCGGTACGTCGGAACCGCACGCCCATCCGACGCCGCACGGTCACGACGACGGCGCCGAGCACGCTGCGGAGGACCTGATCGGCGTGCCGATGAACGAGATCGAACGGGCCGCGAAGTCTCGTGCCGACGAGGTGCAACGGCAGACCGGTAAGCGCCCGGGCCGTCGCTCACCGCAGGAACAGGCGGTGGCCGACGCGGTGGCGGCCGCGGCTGACCCAGCCGTGGCCGGCAGTTGGAGCAGCGTGATCGAGGCGCCGCTGGTCCCGGTCTTCACGGCCATGCTGCCGAACGGCAAGGTGCTGATGTGGGACTCCGTCGGTGACGGACCGGCCGAGTCGTACAGCGACCAGTCGTTCACCCGGGCCGCGGTCTGGGACCCGGCCACGAACACGAGCAAGCGGGTCGACGTCCAGGGATACAACATCTTCTGCGCCGGCTACGCACAGCTCGCCGACGGCACCGTGCTCGTTGCCGGGGGCAACCGCGATTCGTCGCTGGCCGGGCTGCGCAAGACGCACTTGTTCGACTGGCGGACCGAGACCTGGCGGCGCGGACCGGACATGGCCGCCGAGCGCTGGTACCCGTCGGTGACGGCCCTGCCGAACCAGGAGGCCCTGATCCTGGGCGGCGGTCCCGAGAACGCGGAGGTACACCAGACGAACCAGTGGATCCGCCTGCTGACCGGATTCACCACACCGTCGAGCCGGCTGTACCCACTCATCACGTCCCGCCCTGACGGCAACGTCGACCTGCTCGGCCCCGACCCCGCCATGCGTACGCTGCAGACCAGCAGCGCCGGCGCACAGGTCGGCACCTCCCTCCGGGACCTCATCTACCGCGACTACGCGAGCTTCGCGACGATCCGGGTCGGCCGGACGCTGGTGGCCGGCGGCGGCACAGTGGCCGAGGACGGCAAGGTCTCCGTGCCCACACGCACCGCGGTGATCGTGGATTCACGCGGGGCGACGCTGACGGTGCCGACCGGCTCGATGGCGGTCGGAAGGCGGCAGCACAACCTGACCGTGCTCGCGGACGGCGACGCGCTGGCGACCGGCGGCCTCAGTGACGTGATCGGCGACGGCGGCGTGAACCTGACCAACCCGGTGTACGACGCGGAGCTGTACGACACCGAGACGGGGACCTGGCGCACCTTGGCCGCCGCGAACCGGATCCGCCAGTACCACTCGACCGCGCTCCTGCTGCCGGACGGCCGCGTGATGACCGGCGGCGGCGGTATCTGCGGCGAATGCCAGCGCGTCGGCTACCTGGAGAAGAACATCGAGTACTTCACCCCGCCGTACCTCTACGGCCCGGACGGGCAGCCGGCGGCCCGGCCCGCGATCACGACCGCGCCGTCCGCCGCGCCGTACGCGAGCTCGTTCCCGGTGACGTCGCCGCAGGCCGCGTCGATCGCGAAGGTCGGTCTGGTCGGACTGGGCGCGCCGACGCACGGCGACGACCAGGGCCAGCGGTACGTGCCGCTGAACTTCAGCGCGAGCGGTACGACGCTCACGGTGAGCTCACCGGCCGACGTCAACCAGGCGCCGCCCGGGTACTACATGCTGTTCGTTGTCGACAGCAACGGTGTGCCGTCCGTGGCGCGCATCGTGCAGCTGACCGCCACGGCGCCGCCGGCACCGGCCCCGATCCGTCTGACCGTCACGGGTCCTGGCGACCGCTGCCTGGACATCGACCACAGCTCGACCGTTCCCGGCACCAAGATCCAGCTGTGGGACTGCAACGGCACCCAGGCGCAACGCTGGACGCATCCGGCCGACGGAACGCTGCGGGCGCTCGGGGTCTGCGCCGACGTACCAGGAGGAAACCTCAAGGTCGGCGCGCAGGTCCGCACCGACATCTGCAGCAGCACGGATCCGGCACAGAAGTGGACGGTCACCGCCGACGGCCGAATCAGGTCCGCGACGAGGACGAAGCTCTGCTTCACGGCTCCCGGCCGCGCGAACGCCGAGCAGGTGACACTCGCGAACTGCAACGGCTCCGTCACACAGGTGTTCCGTTACTGA
- a CDS encoding YdcF family protein, with amino-acid sequence MDEATIAEYLARRDPVDRPVQLIVLMGSAVLESVEAAAKAHRAYAVPILVSGGIGHSTQYLDEAVRRRALGLATGRPESHVFRELLLRYGVPPDQVAVEDQSTNCGENAEFTRRMIGSPRTLLLIQDPTMQRRTHACFERSFADLPGTTLISRAPLVPWIGPDHVGAAPGTPEIWSHNRFRSLLLGEIHRLSPDVYGPRGRDFIDHVDIPTEVLSSYNRLLAAYPESARHP; translated from the coding sequence TTGGATGAGGCGACGATCGCGGAGTACCTCGCGCGGCGGGACCCGGTCGACCGGCCGGTGCAGCTGATCGTGCTGATGGGGTCCGCCGTGCTGGAGTCGGTCGAGGCTGCGGCGAAAGCGCATCGGGCGTACGCCGTCCCGATCCTCGTGAGCGGCGGGATCGGGCACTCGACGCAGTACCTCGACGAGGCGGTACGACGACGCGCGCTCGGCCTGGCCACCGGTCGGCCCGAATCGCACGTGTTCCGGGAGCTCCTGCTCAGGTACGGCGTTCCACCGGATCAGGTCGCGGTCGAGGACCAGTCGACCAACTGCGGCGAGAACGCGGAGTTCACCCGCCGGATGATCGGCTCACCGCGGACGCTGCTCCTGATCCAGGATCCGACCATGCAGCGCCGTACCCATGCCTGCTTCGAGCGCTCCTTCGCCGACCTCCCCGGTACGACGCTGATCAGCCGGGCACCGCTCGTCCCGTGGATCGGCCCCGACCACGTCGGCGCGGCGCCGGGCACGCCCGAGATCTGGAGCCACAACCGCTTCCGATCCCTCCTGCTCGGCGAGATCCACCGTCTCTCCCCCGACGTCTACGGTCCCCGTGGGCGCGACTTCATCGACCACGTCGACATCCCCACCGAAGTACTTTCCTCGTACAACCGTCTGCTGGCCGCATACCCGGAGTCCGCTCGTCATCCGTAG